One segment of Yersinia kristensenii DNA contains the following:
- the nuoJ gene encoding NADH-quinone oxidoreductase subunit J, with translation MEFAFYIAALVAVVATIRVITHTNPVHALLYLIISLLAISAVFFSLGAYFAGALEIIVYAGAIMVLFVFVVMMLNLGNVEQQERDWLKPSLWIGPGLLALVLLSVLIYAISSLTHQGITGEMVDAKAVGISLFGPYVLAVELASMLLLAGLVVAFHIGREHKPGEVLGASDSANAKRKTEEQA, from the coding sequence ATGGAATTTGCATTTTATATTGCAGCATTGGTGGCAGTGGTGGCGACTATTCGCGTTATCACTCACACCAACCCGGTACATGCGCTGCTGTACCTGATTATCTCTTTGTTGGCTATCTCGGCGGTGTTTTTCTCGCTGGGGGCTTACTTTGCCGGTGCGTTAGAAATCATTGTTTACGCCGGTGCCATTATGGTGCTGTTCGTGTTTGTGGTGATGATGCTGAATTTGGGCAATGTCGAGCAACAAGAGCGCGATTGGTTGAAACCGAGCTTGTGGATTGGCCCCGGTTTACTGGCCTTGGTGCTGTTGTCGGTACTGATTTATGCCATTAGCTCGTTAACTCATCAGGGTATCACTGGCGAAATGGTCGATGCCAAAGCGGTGGGTATCAGCTTGTTTGGCCCTTATGTGCTGGCGGTTGAATTGGCGTCAATGCTGCTGTTGGCCGGTCTGGTGGTTGCCTTCCATATCGGGCGTGAACACAAGCCAGGCGAAGTGCTGGGCGCAAGCGATAGCGCGAACGCGAAAAGAAAAACGGAGGAACAAGCATGA
- the nuoL gene encoding NADH-quinone oxidoreductase subunit L, giving the protein MNLLYLTILLPLLGFLLLAFSRGRWSENTSATVGVGSIGLTALVTLYVAVDFLSQKATGVQVFNQTLWNWMSVGTFNIPLTLTLDGLSLTMLSVVTGVGFLIHMYASWYMRGEEGYSRFFAYTNLFIASMVVLVLADNLMLMYLGWEGVGLCSYLLIGFYYTNPANGAAAMKAFIVTRVGDVFLAIALFILYQELGTLNIRELMVLAPQKLEMGSTAITWATLMLLGGAVGKSAQLPLQTWLADAMAGPTPVSALIHAATMVTAGVYLIARTHGLFLMAPEVLHLVGIIGAVTLVLAGFAALVQTDIKRVLAYSTMSQIGYMFLALGVQAWDAAIFHLMTHAFFKALLFLSSGSVILACHHEQNIFKMGGLRKTIPLVYICFLVGGAALAALPIVTAGFYSKDEILWGALASGHINLMVAGLVGAFLTALYTFRMIFIVFHGEPKTKAHPVKGITHSLPLIVLLVLSTFVGALITPPLAGVLPELHFGEEGKMPLEIFSGVLVVIGIALAAFLYLGKRQLVNSIAQSALGRFFTVWWFHAWGFDWLYHNVFVRPYLWIAKLLQRDPLNSLMNTPAVLARWSNRGLTVSENGQVRWYVASIGLGAVVVLALLLFV; this is encoded by the coding sequence ATGAACCTATTATATTTAACAATTCTGCTGCCACTGCTGGGTTTCTTGCTGTTGGCATTCTCCCGTGGCCGTTGGTCTGAAAATACCTCTGCCACTGTCGGGGTGGGGTCGATTGGTCTGACGGCGCTAGTCACACTGTATGTCGCTGTGGACTTCCTCAGTCAGAAAGCTACCGGGGTTCAGGTATTTAACCAAACCCTGTGGAACTGGATGTCAGTGGGCACTTTCAACATTCCGTTGACCCTGACCCTGGACGGCTTGTCGCTGACCATGTTGTCTGTGGTCACCGGTGTGGGCTTCCTGATCCACATGTATGCCTCTTGGTATATGCGTGGGGAAGAGGGCTATTCTCGCTTCTTCGCCTACACCAACCTGTTTATCGCCAGTATGGTGGTTTTGGTGCTGGCCGATAACCTGATGCTGATGTATCTGGGTTGGGAAGGCGTGGGCCTGTGCAGTTACCTGCTGATTGGTTTCTACTATACCAATCCGGCTAATGGCGCGGCGGCGATGAAAGCCTTTATCGTGACCCGCGTCGGTGACGTGTTCCTGGCTATTGCGCTGTTCATTCTTTACCAAGAGCTGGGTACGCTGAACATTCGTGAGCTGATGGTATTGGCACCGCAGAAACTGGAAATGGGCTCTACCGCCATTACCTGGGCGACGCTAATGCTACTCGGTGGTGCAGTGGGTAAATCGGCGCAGTTGCCATTACAAACGTGGTTGGCCGATGCAATGGCTGGCCCGACCCCGGTTTCCGCGCTTATCCATGCGGCTACCATGGTGACTGCCGGTGTGTATCTGATTGCGCGTACTCACGGCCTGTTCCTGATGGCACCAGAAGTCTTGCATCTGGTGGGTATTATCGGGGCAGTGACCTTGGTGTTGGCGGGCTTCGCGGCATTGGTGCAAACCGATATCAAGCGGGTGCTGGCCTATTCCACCATGAGCCAGATTGGCTACATGTTCCTGGCGCTCGGCGTTCAGGCGTGGGATGCCGCTATCTTCCACCTGATGACCCATGCCTTCTTTAAAGCGTTACTGTTCCTCTCCTCGGGTTCAGTGATTCTGGCCTGTCACCACGAGCAAAACATCTTCAAAATGGGCGGTCTGCGTAAGACTATTCCATTGGTGTATATCTGCTTCCTGGTGGGCGGCGCGGCGCTGGCAGCATTGCCAATCGTCACCGCAGGCTTCTACAGTAAAGACGAAATTCTGTGGGGCGCATTGGCCAGTGGCCATATCAATCTGATGGTCGCCGGGCTGGTTGGGGCATTCCTCACCGCGCTGTATACCTTCCGGATGATTTTCATTGTGTTCCATGGCGAGCCAAAAACCAAAGCGCATCCAGTCAAAGGGATCACTCACAGCCTGCCGCTGATAGTGTTGCTGGTGCTGTCGACATTTGTTGGCGCACTAATAACCCCCCCACTGGCGGGTGTATTGCCAGAGCTTCACTTCGGTGAAGAGGGCAAAATGCCGCTGGAAATCTTCTCCGGCGTGCTGGTGGTGATTGGCATTGCACTGGCCGCGTTCCTGTATTTGGGCAAACGTCAGTTGGTCAACAGCATCGCGCAAAGTGCATTGGGCCGCTTCTTTACGGTCTGGTGGTTCCACGCGTGGGGCTTCGACTGGCTGTACCATAACGTGTTTGTCCGCCCGTATCTGTGGATTGCAAAACTGTTGCAACGTGATCCGCTGAACTCACTGATGAATACCCCGGCGGTGCTTGCGCGCTGGAGTAATCGCGGTTTGACCGTCAGTGAAAATGGGCAGGTGCGTTGGTATGTCGCGTCTATAGGTTTGGGTGCAGTCGTCGTACTGGCTCTGTTGCTTTTCGTTTAA
- the nuoF gene encoding NADH-quinone oxidoreductase subunit NuoF yields MTIHSGFTKEIVRTPEMHPLTWRLRDDKQPVWLDEYRSKNGYLGAEKALKGMAPPDVVSLVKDAGLKGRGGAGFSTGLKWSLMPKDESMNIRYLLCNADEMEPGTYKDRLLMEQLPHLLVEGMLISAFALKAYRGYIFLRGEYIEAAVHLRRAIAEATEAGMLGKNIMGSGFDFELIVHTGAGRYICGEETALINSLEGRRANPRSKPPFPASSGVWGKPTCVNNVETLCNVPAILEHGVEWYQGITAGKSNDAGTKLMGFSGRVKNPGLWELPFGISAREILEDYAGGMRDGLKFKAWQPGGAGTDFLTADHLDLPMDFENIAKAGSRLGTALAMAVDHEIGMVPLVRNLEEFFSRESCGWCTPCRDGLPWSVKILRALERGEGQPGDIETLEQLCRFLGPGKTFCAHAPGAVEPLQSAIKYFREEFEAGIAAKDYGNTRTIAGIQPNNLLKQRW; encoded by the coding sequence ATGACAATTCATTCAGGTTTTACCAAAGAGATTGTGCGCACGCCGGAAATGCACCCGCTGACCTGGCGTTTGCGCGATGACAAACAGCCGGTATGGCTGGATGAATATCGCAGCAAAAACGGTTATTTGGGTGCTGAAAAAGCCTTAAAAGGCATGGCACCACCTGATGTTGTTAGCTTAGTCAAAGACGCGGGCCTGAAAGGGCGTGGCGGTGCTGGCTTCTCCACCGGTTTGAAGTGGAGCTTGATGCCAAAAGACGAAAGCATGAACATCCGGTATTTGCTGTGCAATGCTGATGAGATGGAACCGGGTACCTATAAAGACCGCCTGCTGATGGAGCAATTGCCGCATCTGCTGGTGGAAGGGATGCTGATCAGTGCGTTTGCGCTGAAAGCTTACCGCGGTTACATCTTCCTGCGTGGCGAATATATCGAAGCCGCCGTGCACTTGCGCCGTGCGATTGCTGAGGCGACTGAAGCCGGAATGCTTGGCAAAAACATCATGGGCAGCGGCTTTGATTTTGAGCTGATTGTCCATACCGGCGCTGGCCGTTATATCTGCGGTGAAGAAACTGCGCTGATTAACTCGCTGGAAGGCCGCCGTGCTAACCCACGTTCCAAGCCGCCTTTCCCTGCATCTTCCGGTGTTTGGGGTAAACCGACTTGCGTCAATAACGTAGAGACTCTGTGTAACGTTCCGGCCATTCTTGAGCATGGTGTGGAGTGGTATCAGGGGATCACTGCCGGTAAGAGTAACGATGCCGGTACCAAACTGATGGGCTTCTCGGGCCGGGTGAAAAATCCGGGTCTGTGGGAATTGCCGTTTGGTATCAGTGCCCGTGAAATTCTGGAAGATTACGCCGGTGGTATGCGCGATGGCTTGAAATTCAAAGCCTGGCAGCCGGGCGGGGCAGGGACTGACTTCCTGACCGCCGACCACCTTGATTTGCCGATGGACTTCGAAAACATTGCTAAAGCGGGCAGCCGTTTAGGCACTGCATTGGCAATGGCAGTCGACCATGAAATTGGTATGGTGCCGCTGGTGCGTAATCTGGAAGAGTTTTTCTCCCGCGAATCCTGTGGCTGGTGTACACCTTGCCGCGATGGGTTGCCGTGGAGCGTGAAGATCCTGCGTGCACTGGAGCGCGGCGAAGGTCAGCCGGGCGACATCGAGACGCTGGAGCAGCTTTGCCGCTTCTTGGGGCCGGGGAAAACCTTCTGTGCTCATGCGCCGGGCGCGGTTGAACCACTACAAAGCGCGATCAAATATTTCCGGGAAGAATTCGAAGCCGGGATCGCAGCGAAAGACTATGGTAACACCCGAACCATAGCCGGTATTCAACCGAATAACCTATTGAAGCAACGTTGGTAG
- the nuoI gene encoding NADH-quinone oxidoreductase subunit NuoI, which produces MTLKELVVGFGTQVRSLWMIGLHAFHKRETQMYPEEPVYLPPRYRGRIVLTRDPDGEERCVACNLCAVACPVGCISLQKAEHKDGRWYPEFFRINFSRCIFCGLCEEACPTTAIQLTPDFEMGEFKRQDLVYEKEDLLISGPGKYPEYNFYRMSGMAVDGKPKGEAENEAKPIDVKGLMP; this is translated from the coding sequence ATGACGTTGAAAGAGTTAGTGGTTGGTTTCGGCACCCAAGTGCGCAGCCTGTGGATGATTGGCCTTCATGCCTTCCACAAGCGCGAAACCCAAATGTATCCGGAAGAGCCGGTTTACCTGCCGCCGCGCTATCGTGGCCGCATCGTGCTGACGCGTGACCCTGATGGTGAAGAGCGCTGTGTTGCTTGTAACCTGTGTGCCGTCGCCTGCCCGGTTGGCTGTATTTCATTACAGAAAGCTGAGCATAAAGATGGGCGCTGGTATCCGGAGTTCTTCCGTATCAACTTCTCCCGCTGCATTTTCTGTGGCCTGTGTGAAGAAGCTTGCCCGACGACTGCTATCCAGCTGACGCCGGATTTCGAAATGGGTGAGTTCAAACGCCAGGATCTGGTGTATGAGAAAGAAGACTTGTTGATCTCGGGGCCGGGTAAATATCCGGAATATAACTTCTACCGGATGTCCGGTATGGCGGTTGACGGCAAGCCGAAAGGCGAAGCTGAAAATGAAGCCAAACCGATCGACGTTAAAGGTCTGATGCCTTAG
- the nuoH gene encoding NADH-quinone oxidoreductase subunit NuoH, with protein MSWFTPELIEILISVLKAVVILLVVVTCGAFMSFGERRLLGLFQNRYGPNRVGWGGSLQLVADMIKMFFKEDWVPKFSDKAIFTLAPVIAFTSLLLSFAIVPVSPTWAVADLNIGILFFLMMAGLAVYAVLFAGWSSNNKYSLLGAMRASAQTLSYEVFLGLSLMGVVAQAGSFNMQDIVNSQEHVWNVIPQFFGFLTFAIAGVAVCHRHPFDQPEAEQELADGYHIEYSGMKFGLFFVGEYIGIVTVSALIVTLFFGGWQGPFLPPFIWFALKTAFFMVMFILIRASLPRPRYDQVMSFGWKVCLPLTLLNLLATAAVILYNAQ; from the coding sequence ATGAGCTGGTTTACCCCTGAATTGATTGAGATTTTAATCTCTGTCCTGAAAGCGGTAGTGATTCTGCTGGTCGTGGTGACTTGCGGTGCATTTATGAGCTTCGGCGAGCGCCGCTTGCTGGGCTTGTTCCAGAACCGTTACGGGCCAAACCGTGTGGGCTGGGGCGGGTCATTGCAGCTAGTGGCTGACATGATCAAAATGTTCTTCAAAGAAGACTGGGTACCGAAGTTCTCCGACAAAGCCATCTTTACTCTGGCCCCGGTGATTGCTTTTACCTCGCTGCTGCTCTCTTTCGCCATCGTCCCGGTCAGCCCGACCTGGGCGGTTGCGGATCTTAATATCGGTATTTTGTTCTTCCTGATGATGGCGGGGCTGGCGGTATACGCTGTGCTGTTCGCCGGTTGGTCCAGTAATAACAAATATTCTCTGTTAGGGGCGATGCGTGCATCAGCACAAACCCTGAGTTACGAAGTGTTCCTCGGCCTGTCTTTGATGGGCGTGGTGGCACAGGCTGGCTCATTTAACATGCAGGATATTGTTAACTCTCAGGAACACGTCTGGAATGTTATTCCGCAATTCTTTGGTTTCCTGACCTTTGCCATTGCGGGGGTGGCAGTTTGTCACCGTCATCCCTTTGACCAGCCAGAAGCTGAACAAGAACTGGCCGATGGTTACCACATTGAATATTCCGGTATGAAATTCGGTCTGTTCTTCGTCGGTGAATACATCGGTATCGTGACTGTCTCTGCACTGATAGTCACCTTGTTCTTCGGTGGTTGGCAAGGCCCGTTTTTGCCGCCATTTATCTGGTTTGCGCTGAAAACGGCTTTCTTCATGGTGATGTTCATTCTGATCCGTGCATCCTTGCCGCGCCCACGTTATGACCAAGTGATGTCATTCGGCTGGAAAGTTTGCTTGCCGTTGACCCTGCTGAATCTGCTGGCGACTGCCGCGGTCATTTTGTACAACGCTCAATAA
- the nuoK gene encoding NADH-quinone oxidoreductase subunit NuoK translates to MIPLQHGLILAAILFVLGLTGLIIRRNLLFMLISLEVMINAAALAFVVAGSFWGQADGQVMYILAITLAAAEASIGLALLLQLYRRRHTLNIDTVSEMRG, encoded by the coding sequence ATGATCCCTCTACAACATGGCCTGATTTTAGCGGCCATCCTGTTTGTGCTGGGGCTGACGGGGTTGATTATTCGTCGCAACCTGCTGTTTATGCTGATAAGCCTTGAAGTGATGATCAACGCAGCGGCGCTCGCCTTTGTGGTGGCGGGCAGTTTTTGGGGGCAGGCTGACGGTCAGGTGATGTATATCCTGGCGATCACGCTGGCAGCAGCCGAGGCCAGTATTGGCCTGGCATTGCTGTTACAGCTGTATCGTCGCCGTCATACTCTGAATATCGACACAGTCAGTGAGATGCGCGGATGA
- the nuoG gene encoding NADH-quinone oxidoreductase subunit NuoG: protein MATIHVDGKEYDVNGADNLLQACLSLGLDIPYFCWHPALGSVGACRQCAVKQYQNADDTRGRLVMSCMTPATDGTFISIDDGEAKAFRESVVEWLMTNHPHDCPVCEEGGNCHLQDMTVMTGHSFRRYRFSKRTHQNQDLGPFISHEMNRCIACYRCVRYYKDYADGTDLGVYGAHDNVYFGRTESGTLESEFSGNLVEVCPTGVFTDKTHSERYNRKWDMQFAPSICQQCSVGCNTSPGERYGELRRIENRYNGSVNHYFMCDRGRFGYGYVNRKDRPRQPQQLRGNDWIHLNAEQAMQGAADILRQAKKTIGIGSPRASLESNFALRELVGAENFYTGIAASEQQRLQLMLKVLQEGGVYTPSLREIESYDAVLILGEDLTQTGARIALSVRQAVKGKAREMAAAQKVADWQIAAIMNIGQHAKHPLFITNVDNTRMDDIAAWNYRAPVDDQARLGFAIAHALDESAPAVDDLAKELKGKVDIIVQALAGAKKPLIITGSNAGSDAIIEAAANVAKALKGRGSDVGITFVASAANSIGLTMIGGGSLDQALASLTQGDADSVIVMENDLYRHAAQDKVDAALDKVANLIVVDHQRTAIMDKANLILSAASFAESDGTLVNQEGRAQRFFQVYDPTYYDDPKKPENNSIMLESWRWLHSLHSTYTSRHVDWTQLDHVIAACVAALPQLEGIVEAAPDASFRIRGQKLARSPIRYSGRTAMRADISVHEPRQPQDIDTPFAFSMEGNNSPLADRQQIPFAWAPGWNSPQAWNKFQAEVGGSLRFGDPGVRLIEAGEGTLGYFDSVPAAFTAQADGWQIAPYYHLFGSEEMSQRSDVIQQRMPAPYVMVNPADAARLGVNLGTLVEFNCAGQTLRLPVRLSETLAQGQVGLPLGLPGIPPIMVGARVENLREAVL, encoded by the coding sequence ATGGCTACGATTCATGTAGACGGCAAAGAATACGACGTAAACGGGGCCGACAACCTGTTACAAGCTTGTCTCTCCCTGGGACTCGATATTCCTTACTTTTGCTGGCATCCGGCGCTGGGAAGCGTCGGCGCTTGCCGCCAATGTGCGGTAAAGCAATACCAAAACGCGGACGACACTCGTGGGCGTTTGGTGATGTCCTGTATGACGCCAGCCACTGATGGAACCTTTATTTCCATTGATGACGGCGAAGCCAAAGCGTTCCGTGAGAGTGTGGTTGAATGGTTGATGACAAACCATCCACACGATTGCCCGGTCTGTGAAGAAGGGGGGAACTGTCATCTGCAAGATATGACAGTGATGACCGGCCACAGTTTCCGCCGCTATCGCTTTAGCAAACGGACACACCAAAATCAGGATCTCGGCCCGTTCATCTCCCATGAAATGAACCGCTGTATCGCCTGTTATCGCTGTGTGCGTTATTACAAAGATTATGCTGATGGCACTGACTTAGGTGTCTACGGGGCCCATGATAACGTCTACTTTGGCCGCACCGAGAGCGGCACGCTGGAAAGCGAGTTCTCGGGTAACCTGGTAGAAGTGTGCCCGACTGGCGTATTCACCGATAAAACGCATTCCGAGCGTTATAACCGTAAATGGGATATGCAGTTCGCGCCTAGTATCTGCCAACAGTGTAGCGTGGGGTGTAACACCAGCCCGGGCGAACGCTATGGTGAATTGCGCCGTATCGAAAACCGTTACAACGGCAGCGTGAACCACTACTTTATGTGTGACCGCGGCCGCTTTGGTTATGGTTACGTCAACCGCAAAGACCGCCCACGTCAGCCGCAGCAATTGCGTGGCAATGACTGGATCCACCTCAACGCCGAGCAGGCGATGCAAGGTGCGGCGGATATTCTGCGTCAGGCGAAGAAAACCATTGGTATCGGTTCACCTCGCGCCAGTTTGGAAAGCAACTTTGCGTTGCGTGAACTGGTGGGTGCGGAAAACTTCTATACCGGTATCGCCGCAAGCGAGCAACAACGCCTGCAATTGATGCTGAAAGTCCTGCAAGAAGGCGGAGTTTATACGCCGTCACTGCGCGAAATTGAAAGCTACGATGCGGTGCTGATTCTGGGTGAAGATTTGACTCAGACCGGTGCGCGTATCGCGCTGTCTGTTCGCCAGGCGGTGAAAGGTAAAGCCCGTGAAATGGCTGCCGCACAGAAAGTGGCTGACTGGCAGATTGCCGCCATCATGAACATCGGCCAACATGCTAAACATCCGCTGTTTATCACTAACGTTGATAACACCCGTATGGATGATATCGCGGCATGGAACTATCGTGCGCCGGTAGATGACCAGGCTCGCTTAGGTTTTGCCATTGCTCATGCATTGGATGAATCCGCGCCAGCGGTGGATGATTTAGCGAAAGAGCTGAAAGGCAAAGTGGATATCATCGTGCAGGCGCTAGCCGGTGCCAAGAAACCACTGATTATTACCGGTAGCAATGCGGGTAGCGATGCCATCATCGAGGCCGCAGCTAACGTGGCGAAAGCCCTGAAAGGCCGTGGTTCAGACGTCGGTATTACTTTCGTTGCTAGTGCCGCCAACAGCATTGGTCTGACTATGATCGGCGGCGGTTCTCTGGATCAAGCATTGGCGTCATTGACCCAAGGCGATGCAGACAGCGTTATCGTGATGGAAAACGATCTTTATCGCCATGCAGCGCAAGACAAAGTTGATGCAGCATTGGATAAAGTCGCCAACCTGATAGTGGTTGATCATCAGCGCACCGCCATCATGGATAAAGCGAACTTGATTCTGTCAGCCGCCAGTTTTGCTGAAAGTGATGGGACGCTGGTCAATCAGGAGGGCCGCGCTCAGCGCTTCTTCCAGGTTTATGATCCCACCTATTATGACGACCCGAAAAAGCCGGAAAACAACAGCATCATGCTGGAAAGCTGGCGTTGGCTGCACTCCCTGCACTCAACTTATACCAGCCGTCATGTGGACTGGACGCAGCTGGATCACGTGATTGCGGCCTGTGTCGCGGCATTGCCACAGTTGGAAGGTATTGTTGAAGCCGCACCAGATGCCAGCTTCCGTATCCGTGGTCAAAAACTGGCGCGTTCCCCAATCCGCTACAGTGGCCGTACCGCGATGCGCGCAGACATCAGTGTGCACGAACCGCGTCAGCCGCAGGATATCGACACGCCGTTTGCCTTCTCAATGGAAGGGAACAACAGCCCATTGGCTGACCGTCAGCAGATCCCATTTGCCTGGGCACCGGGCTGGAACTCACCGCAAGCATGGAACAAATTCCAGGCGGAAGTGGGTGGCAGTCTGCGCTTTGGTGATCCGGGTGTGCGCCTGATTGAAGCCGGAGAGGGAACACTGGGTTACTTTGATTCGGTACCGGCGGCCTTTACCGCTCAGGCTGACGGCTGGCAGATTGCCCCTTACTACCACCTGTTTGGTAGTGAAGAGATGTCTCAGCGTTCAGATGTGATCCAGCAGCGCATGCCAGCACCTTATGTGATGGTTAATCCTGCTGATGCAGCCCGTCTCGGGGTTAACCTCGGTACGCTGGTGGAATTCAACTGCGCCGGTCAGACTTTGCGTCTGCCAGTGCGTTTGAGTGAAACCTTGGCTCAGGGTCAGGTCGGCTTGCCGCTTGGCTTACCGGGTATTCCGCCGATTATGGTGGGTGCACGCGTTGAGAATCTGCGGGAGGCAGTACTATGA